Part of the Rhizobium tropici CIAT 899 genome, CGCAAACGCACCGACGAGGCAGGTTAGCGAGCATCCAAGTGCGGTTACTTGCGGCATCAATGGCGAACCGCCTGCGATGCGCTTCGCCTTCTGCCCATCCGTCACAAAATCCGTAGCGCCGGTGACTGCGACTATGCAGCCGTGCTTTTGGGCGAGCTGACGGGCGGAATCTTCGGCTTGCTCGACGGCATCGCGGCTATCGACACCCTGGCCGCGGCTCGTCCCGCCGGCAAGCGCGATGATCTCGGATGCGTTGCCGCGAATGATTGCCGGCTTTAGTTCCAGCAAGCGCGTGATGGCATCCCGACGAAACGCAGTCGCATAATGGGCGACGGGATCGAGGACCCAGGGCTTGCCGGCATTGTTTGCCGACTGTGCGGCCTTCAGCATGCCCGCAAGCCAATCCGCGGAAAGCGTACCGATATTGATCGTCAGCGCCCCCGATATAGCGGCAAACTCGTCGGCTTCTTCTTCGGCATGCACCATCGCCGGCGATGCCCCGGCGGCAAGCATCACATTGGCCGCGATATTCATGGCGACGAAATTGGTGATGCATTGCACCAGCGGAGGGTTCGCCCGCATGGTGCGAAGCAGATTGCCCGGTGTGATTTGGTCTTGCATATCGCCCCTTTCAGGCGGGCGAGACGCGTAGGGACGACGTGCTTCAGCTTCGCGAGGTCCCGAGCGACTTCCTCCGCCAGCATGATCTGGTTCAGGTTCGAAGGGTACTTCTCAGCCCGCCGGATAGCGGACGCCCCTGTCTCTCATCTCTCTTCTTTTCGCAGACAAAGGCGGCGCTGTCATCAGCAAATCACAAAAGCCAATCTGACGGCGGCGATCGCCTGCATTTTCGGCGACCTATGCAATAGACGCATTGGTGGAGTGATCTCTTAGCTCTGCAAAAAGCTGCGGGCTTCGACTATATATTTCTCATCGAAGCGACGGGAGCGCCAAGCACGGCTGCTCAGCTTCGAAAGCCCAAGGAAAGGGGATCATCATGAACGTAGCACGCTCTTTCAATAACTGGCGCAAGTATCGTCAGACGGTCGCCGAACTGGGCCGTATGTCCACGCGCGAACTGCACGACCTGGGTATCGATCGCGGTGAAATCCGCAACGTTGCCCGCGCAGCGATCGCTCGCTAACGGCCACGACGGCTCCTTATAAAAGCTGCATTATGCCAGCGCCTGTTCCCCCGAGCAGGCGCTTTTGCTTTATGGGCATTCCGCTCATTCTTCGCCGCCCTAGCTGAAAATTGCTATCGACCCAGCTGCCCGGTTTTCGCATGGCGCATAACTGCCTTGCAAAGAAATGCCTATGAACTGAGCAAAAGACTGGTATGTTCGTCTTCATCGAAGCGATGCATCTCCTCCCGCATCCCTTCGCTTGGCAGACGTCCTTATCCTCCTCCCAGGGACGGCTGCAGGAATAGCGGAACTCCTCCTCCCATCCGCTGTTCGGTTCTTGTAAAAAGCCTGCCGCTCCTCCTCCCGCGGCAGGCTTTTTCGTTTCATGAACCTCCAGACGGTTGGCAATGGCCCAACGTAGCTGAGGAGCCCGCGCTCCAGCCCGGGCGGCAAGAGCGCTTCCGCGTTAAAGAGTGCGCATTCTCCTCTCGCAAAAATGAAGAGCGGGCCCTATGTGCGATCTATGTAGCGCGCTACATCGAAGATCGCCCAAATTCGATTCCCGAAAAAGGAGGATGCCCATGACCGGTTCTGCCGAATATACGCCGCCGAAAATCTGGACCTGGAACAAGGCCAATGGCGGCCAGTTCGCCAATATCAACCGCCCGATCGCTGGCCCGACTCACGAGAAGGAACTGCCGGTAGGACGCCATCCCCTTCAGCTCTATTCGCTTGGAACGCCGAACGGCGTGAAGGTCACCATCATGCTTGAAGAGCTGCTGGCGCTTGGTCACAGCGGCGCTGAATATGATGCCTGGCTGATCAAGATCGGTGAGGGCGACCAGTTCGGCAGCGGTTTCGTTGACATCAATCCGAATTCGAAGATCCCGGCTTTGCTCGACCGCAGTGGCTCGAAGCCGGTTCGCGTTTTCGAATCGGCTTCGATTTTGATGTATCTCGCCGAAAAATTCGGCACCTTCCTGCCGACCGAGCAGCCGGCGCGTGCCGAATGCATCTCCTGGCTGTTCTGGCAGATGGGCAGCGCGCCCTATCTCGGCGGCGGTTTCGGTCATTTCTACGCCTATGCACCGACGAAGATCGAATATGCGATCGATCGTTTCGCCATGGAGGTGAAACGCCAGCTCGACGTGCTCGACCGTCGGCTGGCCGAAAGCGAATACATCGCCGGCAGCGACTATACGATTGCCGATATCGCCATCTGGCCGTGGTACGGCGGTTTGGCCAAGGGGTGGCAGTACGGTGCGGCCGAGTTCCTGCAGGTGCAGGACTACAAGAACGTGCAGCGCTGGGCCGAGCAGGTCTATTCGCGTCCTGCCGTCAAGCGCGGCCGCATGGTCAACCGCATGTCGGGCGATCCATCCGAGCAGCTGCGTGAGCGCCATGATGCCAGCGACTTCGAGACGAAGACGCAGGATAAGCTGGAAGCTGCCGGCTGATCCAACAATTCGCCTTGCAGAAATGAGCTCGCGGCCCTCCGGATCGCGAGCTTTTTTATTGCGCTTACTGCTGGCGCTGGCGGCCTTGGGAAGTCAGCCTCGCTCCATCTTGTGAAGCGTAATGTTCGGCTGCCGAGGTTCCCCCGCTCGGCGTAGACCGCAGCGCGATTCTGCAAAGCGTGTCGACATTGGCGAAAGAGGAATGCTTCTCCATGCAGCAAGTTGCTGACGACCGTACCCCGGATAAAAATGCGACTACGGGTGCGTTGTCGAAGCAACGGAGCGAGGCGAGGGATGCGCTGCTGAAACACCTGGTGTCGGGTGGCGATGAACGGCTGGATTGCGACCCGCTCACCGGGCTCAATATGTATGGCTATGGTCCGGCACCCCGGCCCGAAGATCTCGCTTTCGGCTCGTCGACGGCATCGACCATATCCGCCGCCGCCTTTGCCGCGGTCGAATCCTATTATGCGGATCTGAGGCGGGAGATGGAAACAAGCTCGCCGACGGCTGTCTACGATCGCGAAATCGGGCGCGGGCGGGAGGATC contains:
- the thiM gene encoding hydroxyethylthiazole kinase translates to MQDQITPGNLLRTMRANPPLVQCITNFVAMNIAANVMLAAGASPAMVHAEEEADEFAAISGALTINIGTLSADWLAGMLKAAQSANNAGKPWVLDPVAHYATAFRRDAITRLLELKPAIIRGNASEIIALAGGTSRGQGVDSRDAVEQAEDSARQLAQKHGCIVAVTGATDFVTDGQKAKRIAGGSPLMPQVTALGCSLTCLVGAFAAAAPDDPFDATIAALTVFAVAGQQAGADAEGPGSFSWRFLDALTGLTPETLDRDARISAA
- a CDS encoding DUF1127 domain-containing protein; this encodes MNVARSFNNWRKYRQTVAELGRMSTRELHDLGIDRGEIRNVARAAIAR
- the yghU gene encoding glutathione-dependent disulfide-bond oxidoreductase; translated protein: MTGSAEYTPPKIWTWNKANGGQFANINRPIAGPTHEKELPVGRHPLQLYSLGTPNGVKVTIMLEELLALGHSGAEYDAWLIKIGEGDQFGSGFVDINPNSKIPALLDRSGSKPVRVFESASILMYLAEKFGTFLPTEQPARAECISWLFWQMGSAPYLGGGFGHFYAYAPTKIEYAIDRFAMEVKRQLDVLDRRLAESEYIAGSDYTIADIAIWPWYGGLAKGWQYGAAEFLQVQDYKNVQRWAEQVYSRPAVKRGRMVNRMSGDPSEQLRERHDASDFETKTQDKLEAAG